A genomic region of bacterium contains the following coding sequences:
- a CDS encoding sugar transferase — translation MNESIYTARAALFKDLNLPTSRSSIRMLRARLILKIGFWEFGLRSVYSVKRIIDISLSAMAILMLIPLFIVVGVAICLEDGYPVFFAQNRVGLNGRVFRFYKFRSMFRNAEQLKDMLIKQNESQDGVIFKMKNDPRITKVGRFIRRYSIDEMPQFLNVLLGDLSIVGPRPPVPREVAQYTLEDRKRLHIKPGLTCLWQIQGRSEIPFKEQVRLDLQYIHSQSMIKDLVIMVQTVPAVLLGRGAF, via the coding sequence ATGAATGAAAGTATTTACACCGCTCGGGCCGCTCTCTTTAAAGATCTGAATCTGCCGACCTCCCGCTCCAGCATAAGAATGTTGCGTGCACGTCTTATTCTTAAAATAGGCTTTTGGGAATTCGGCTTGAGAAGCGTCTACTCGGTTAAACGGATTATAGATATTTCTCTCTCGGCGATGGCGATTTTGATGCTGATCCCCTTATTTATCGTGGTGGGTGTGGCCATTTGTCTTGAAGACGGCTATCCTGTTTTTTTCGCCCAAAATCGGGTGGGTTTAAATGGCCGGGTGTTCCGTTTTTACAAGTTCAGATCCATGTTTCGTAATGCCGAGCAACTCAAGGATATGTTGATAAAGCAAAATGAATCCCAGGACGGGGTTATTTTTAAGATGAAAAATGATCCCCGGATTACGAAGGTCGGTCGCTTTATCCGACGGTATAGCATCGATGAGATGCCCCAGTTTCTTAATGTTTTGCTTGGGGATCTCTCCATTGTCGGACCGCGCCCCCCAGTACCCAGGGAAGTGGCTCAATATACTCTCGAGGATCGCAAACGGTTACATATTAAGCCGGGGTTGACCTGCTTATGGCAGATTCAGGGGCGTTCGGAGATTCCGTTCAAGGAACAGGTACGGCTTGATTTGCAGTATATTCACAGTCAAAGCATGATTAAGGATCTTGTAATCATGGTGCAAACTGTGCCGGCAGTGTTGCTGGGCCGTGGGGCTTTTTGA
- a CDS encoding O-antigen ligase family protein, with the protein MEAKYIIFLLVVVFGIPIGVLICKTWQSMMHVVAVVLVWATCEPDLVGINFVSREFYRANTRGFEISLVDICVWILMITMLLKRKEVPFRWFPPLTIPTLIYLAVGIVSWLLAGSLITVPEEAKLIPYEQFEVGLYPLFELSKIFRGFLLYLVIVNYVRDEKTAQTILFGIGLTALYMTWLAVSSRYLYGINRVRATLGHPNSLATYMAMLGTFVFAFALQRRQWLGSLVFGFLTLCAAISVILTISRGGLAGLVLGIWLNAMVLLPRHFNVKNIVLLFIGLVVAVVVLAMALNTLMNRFGGEQDASADLAYRGLYNQEGRLMAKDHAWGVGLGNFSAWSWLKYAGDVDPDLPPGTPAHNNWYLTLGELGIPGVIALAFFWLRFAGLALPFYVRKGKSLFHALAVASTTALLVDHLQSCLQLGYRQTPMYFMMMIFVGMVVAVWYAGHEAENVPSITSIPIASSTPVDYTQPP; encoded by the coding sequence ATGGAAGCGAAGTACATCATATTTTTGCTGGTGGTAGTGTTCGGTATTCCCATCGGCGTGCTGATATGCAAGACCTGGCAGTCGATGATGCACGTTGTCGCTGTGGTTCTGGTGTGGGCAACCTGTGAGCCGGATTTAGTGGGAATAAATTTTGTTTCCAGGGAATTCTACCGGGCCAACACCCGGGGGTTCGAGATAAGTTTAGTGGATATCTGTGTGTGGATCCTGATGATCACAATGCTGCTCAAGCGCAAAGAAGTTCCGTTTCGCTGGTTCCCCCCTCTGACGATTCCAACCCTGATCTATCTGGCTGTCGGGATAGTATCCTGGTTACTTGCGGGTTCATTGATTACTGTTCCTGAAGAGGCAAAACTCATTCCCTATGAGCAATTTGAGGTGGGCCTGTATCCTCTTTTTGAGCTGAGTAAAATATTCCGAGGATTTCTTCTCTATCTCGTCATCGTGAACTACGTCAGGGATGAAAAGACGGCTCAGACGATCTTGTTCGGCATAGGGTTGACGGCACTTTACATGACCTGGTTGGCTGTCAGTTCACGCTATCTGTATGGCATCAACCGGGTTCGTGCGACGTTGGGGCACCCCAACAGTTTAGCGACCTATATGGCCATGCTGGGGACGTTCGTTTTTGCATTTGCGCTCCAGCGTCGCCAGTGGTTGGGTAGCCTGGTGTTCGGTTTCTTAACCTTGTGCGCCGCTATTTCTGTTATTCTGACCATTTCTCGTGGTGGCCTCGCTGGTTTGGTTCTGGGAATCTGGTTGAATGCCATGGTTTTGTTGCCGCGCCACTTTAACGTAAAAAATATCGTACTGCTTTTTATCGGCTTGGTAGTGGCTGTGGTTGTCCTGGCAATGGCACTGAATACCCTCATGAATCGATTCGGCGGTGAGCAGGACGCGTCCGCTGATCTGGCGTACCGGGGACTTTACAATCAGGAAGGTCGCTTGATGGCCAAAGACCATGCCTGGGGGGTTGGTCTTGGTAATTTCTCGGCATGGTCTTGGTTGAAATATGCAGGGGATGTTGATCCTGATTTACCCCCCGGAACGCCGGCCCACAACAATTGGTATCTGACGTTGGGGGAGTTAGGGATACCGGGGGTTATCGCCCTGGCCTTCTTCTGGCTTCGATTTGCGGGCTTGGCGCTTCCCTTTTATGTGCGCAAAGGGAAGAGTTTGTTTCATGCTTTGGCGGTGGCCTCCACGACGGCCTTATTGGTCGATCATCTTCAAAGTTGCCTCCAACTTGGTTACCGGCAGACACCTATGTATTTCATGATGATGATCTTCGTCGGTATGGTGGTGGCTGTTTGGTATGCCGGACACGAGGCTGAAAATGTGCCGTCGATTACGTCTATTCCGATTGCGTCGTCCACACCAGTTGATTACACTCAACCCCCATGA
- a CDS encoding SpoIIE family protein phosphatase: MNTNLKDSKPVGAMPIPQLSGACAIEGIGLEGHVLVIDDELPNREYLRKLLVGRGCKVTLAESGEQGLSLARDSVPELILVDVMMPGISGYDVSHSLKEDPRTQDIPVIMVTALANIADIEKGFDAGAFDYIRKPFNPRELIARVRNALDLKRSHDALKRWKEKMSRELRVAGSLQQKLLSTTPLITLDCEIRMAYHPSMAIGGDVFDAIKLPSGRVCVYVGDVSGHGVGAAMVASLLKVIITEVLLGYGDQGLAMVHRKIEERFRRNVTNQEIYASLFLALYDPDTRVWKCMNCGHPEPLVWHGQAFAEARPLSGDGTFPIGFELDDCVGADAASLGEMTVSATPGTSLLIYTDGLSEAYRGQRDDACGVVGVKSGLIRAIKAGCVNPPEGLMERLIQDGYHLDKDDCTAIFINCLDPAQVLFESSVLPTKRAIAQLAEISEQRLLEAGWTDLAAGAVRLLVMEYGVNVVEHGRVPEGGAIIFQLRLYDSFCRVFFLDSGREWDMDGWLARTDVASSRSERGRGREIIMAIARRKDLFRRYHENFGVFEVAKDIHPE, translated from the coding sequence ATGAATACGAACCTAAAAGACTCGAAACCCGTGGGGGCGATGCCTATCCCTCAGCTCAGTGGGGCGTGCGCGATCGAGGGTATAGGATTGGAGGGGCATGTTCTGGTGATTGATGATGAACTTCCCAACCGAGAGTATTTGCGGAAATTATTGGTCGGGCGAGGGTGCAAGGTGACACTGGCTGAAAGCGGTGAACAGGGCTTGTCCTTGGCCCGTGACAGCGTTCCCGAATTAATACTGGTGGACGTTATGATGCCCGGGATCTCGGGGTACGATGTTTCTCATTCCTTAAAGGAGGATCCCCGAACCCAGGACATTCCTGTGATCATGGTGACAGCCCTGGCCAATATTGCGGACATTGAAAAAGGTTTTGATGCTGGCGCTTTTGATTATATACGGAAGCCGTTTAATCCGCGCGAGTTGATCGCTAGAGTTCGCAACGCTCTGGATTTGAAGCGCAGCCATGATGCCTTGAAACGGTGGAAAGAAAAGATGTCGCGTGAGTTGAGAGTGGCTGGATCCTTGCAACAGAAGCTTCTTTCAACTACCCCGTTAATCACGCTGGATTGCGAGATCCGGATGGCCTACCACCCCAGTATGGCTATCGGAGGTGATGTATTTGACGCCATCAAGTTGCCGAGCGGGCGTGTGTGTGTCTATGTCGGTGATGTATCGGGACATGGGGTGGGCGCAGCCATGGTTGCATCACTGTTGAAGGTGATTATTACTGAGGTGCTTCTTGGATATGGTGATCAGGGGCTGGCGATGGTGCATCGCAAGATTGAGGAACGATTCAGGAGGAATGTAACGAATCAGGAAATCTATGCCTCGCTATTCCTGGCATTATATGATCCTGACACCCGGGTATGGAAGTGCATGAATTGCGGGCATCCTGAGCCTTTGGTTTGGCATGGTCAGGCCTTCGCGGAAGCGCGTCCTCTGTCTGGAGATGGAACTTTCCCCATTGGGTTTGAACTCGACGATTGTGTCGGGGCTGACGCGGCATCTCTTGGCGAAATGACTGTGTCTGCAACTCCAGGGACTTCTTTATTGATCTATACGGACGGCCTTTCTGAAGCTTACCGGGGACAGCGTGATGATGCCTGCGGGGTCGTTGGTGTGAAGTCAGGGCTTATTCGGGCCATTAAAGCTGGCTGCGTGAATCCGCCTGAAGGGTTGATGGAACGGCTTATCCAGGACGGCTATCATTTGGATAAGGACGATTGTACTGCCATTTTTATAAACTGTTTGGATCCTGCTCAGGTGCTATTTGAATCATCCGTCCTGCCTACCAAAAGGGCCATTGCGCAACTTGCTGAGATCAGTGAACAGCGGCTTTTGGAAGCCGGGTGGACAGATTTAGCCGCGGGGGCAGTGAGGTTACTGGTCATGGAGTACGGGGTTAACGTTGTTGAGCATGGGCGAGTTCCTGAAGGGGGGGCAATCATTTTTCAATTACGTCTATACGATTCATTCTGTCGGGTGTTCTTTTTAGACAGTGGGCGGGAGTGGGATATGGATGGCTGGCTTGCCCGAACCGATGTGGCCAGCTCACGGAGTGAACGGGGGCGAGGACGTGAGATCATCATGGCCATTGCCCGTCGGAAAGACCTGTTTCGCCGGTATCATGAAAATTTCGGGGTTTTTGAAGTTGCAAAGGATATCCATCCCGAGTAA
- a CDS encoding Hpt domain-containing protein — MKTFEGMIPGLADRCHVFLVDTSELDDELVLLFRDHINNLVLSIHTAVTGRSEPDVRRAAHSLLGMGGTMGVPALSVVAEELSAGIKRGDYSRCFELSEGLRNWVAAWSEEGISES, encoded by the coding sequence ATGAAAACTTTTGAGGGAATGATTCCTGGATTGGCTGACCGGTGTCATGTTTTTTTGGTGGATACCTCTGAGTTGGATGATGAACTGGTGTTGCTTTTTCGAGACCATATCAACAATTTAGTTTTATCGATTCATACGGCGGTAACAGGGCGCAGCGAGCCGGATGTCAGGCGTGCGGCCCATTCGCTACTCGGGATGGGCGGGACGATGGGAGTGCCCGCCTTGTCAGTAGTTGCTGAGGAATTGAGTGCGGGGATCAAACGCGGCGATTACTCCCGTTGTTTCGAGTTATCGGAGGGGCTCCGGAACTGGGTGGCTGCATGGAGCGAGGAGGGGATTTCGGAATCATGA
- a CDS encoding WecB/TagA/CpsF family glycosyltransferase — translation MNTDNPYDPSVQVILGIPFNNVSFAEAVEWVHRRVISRTPGYIATANLDFVKLAWEDPELQRILLEADLVVADGFPIVWLSSLLGPALKERVTGSDLVPMMAAMAAEKGHSLYLLGGAPGVGEKAENSLRKRFPEIRIAGCYSPPLADVISMNHSGILERLETANPDILLVAFGAPKQEKFANIHVRNWSVPVSIGVGGTLDFLAGTQTRAPRFVQKISLEWLWRWLTAPRRLTKRYVDDFVFLLTSCWRLLTLRVRSDHASEVDPHDTMGEVDSPEIFWTRYPFQSKESLEHLFITAQTQSIALDIRGISWFSSTELGGLLQLAKTCRRHDRRLILYHAGTRVKRLLLTCRLMEYLELAESKAEVQSYLTSILPGIQKGRTYRGDGNQLVIQTPRELTAANMSEFKSEIEPECNHSPAYSAWVADLQHTKFVDSSALGLFAAWRKRATQNSIPLKFINAQKNVAQTFRIAKVESWLDSPPP, via the coding sequence ATGAATACAGACAACCCCTACGATCCTTCGGTTCAAGTTATCCTGGGTATCCCCTTCAATAATGTATCCTTTGCTGAAGCGGTAGAATGGGTACATCGTCGCGTCATCTCACGTACCCCTGGCTACATTGCCACAGCCAATTTGGATTTTGTAAAGCTGGCCTGGGAAGATCCTGAATTGCAACGCATCCTACTTGAGGCGGATCTGGTTGTGGCTGATGGTTTCCCCATTGTCTGGCTGTCGAGCTTGCTGGGGCCTGCCCTGAAGGAACGAGTAACAGGTAGTGACCTGGTCCCCATGATGGCCGCAATGGCCGCTGAAAAAGGACACAGTCTATATCTCCTCGGCGGCGCGCCCGGTGTAGGGGAAAAAGCAGAGAACTCGCTCCGGAAACGTTTTCCCGAAATCCGGATTGCCGGGTGTTATTCCCCGCCCTTGGCTGACGTCATTTCCATGAATCATTCAGGTATTCTCGAGCGGCTTGAAACCGCAAATCCGGACATACTTCTAGTAGCTTTCGGGGCACCAAAGCAGGAAAAGTTCGCCAACATTCATGTCCGGAACTGGTCCGTTCCTGTTTCTATCGGCGTGGGAGGGACATTGGATTTTCTGGCTGGAACGCAAACCCGTGCCCCGCGTTTTGTCCAAAAGATATCACTGGAATGGCTGTGGCGATGGCTAACGGCGCCGCGGCGGCTGACTAAACGCTATGTTGATGATTTTGTGTTTTTACTGACGTCCTGCTGGCGTCTGTTGACCTTACGGGTCCGTTCAGATCATGCTTCAGAAGTCGATCCCCACGATACTATGGGCGAAGTGGATTCTCCTGAAATCTTTTGGACACGCTACCCCTTTCAGTCAAAAGAGAGCTTGGAACATCTGTTCATTACGGCGCAAACTCAATCCATTGCCCTCGACATTAGGGGAATCTCGTGGTTTTCCAGCACTGAACTAGGGGGGCTACTACAACTGGCGAAAACCTGTCGTCGCCATGACCGCCGATTGATCCTATACCATGCTGGAACCCGGGTGAAGCGACTGCTCTTAACCTGCCGCCTTATGGAGTATCTAGAGTTGGCCGAATCCAAAGCTGAGGTTCAGTCTTACTTAACCAGTATTTTGCCAGGCATACAGAAAGGCCGCACCTACAGGGGGGATGGAAATCAACTGGTCATTCAAACACCCCGGGAACTCACCGCCGCCAATATGTCTGAATTCAAATCCGAAATTGAACCTGAATGCAACCATTCCCCCGCCTACTCGGCTTGGGTCGCGGATCTCCAGCACACCAAATTCGTCGACAGTTCGGCTTTGGGATTGTTTGCGGCTTGGCGGAAAAGAGCGACTCAAAACAGTATTCCGTTGAAGTTTATCAACGCTCAAAAAAACGTAGCTCAGACGTTTCGCATTGCAAAAGTGGAATCCTGGCTCGACTCGCCCCCACCCTGA
- a CDS encoding NDP-sugar synthase, whose product MPVKAVLHTGLIQPWAEILGDIPWPLLPVGNRHFLEYWFEVCIDLGIKDVRIILGEGAEFIEGYAGDGEQWGLSITYSFLKEEQDPDSFLMRNPEQWVDGLLYLRNPVFLHRLAATGAAASFSGGVFLDRSVDGSVNCLLSDSPDFLRAHIASPRAELKGRSFNELNLKPALILSIRDYYALNMSIVGEEAPRYVRAGYSLIDDVSIGYNVVIPPSVSVTPPVAIGNNSRIGVMASVGPLAVIGNHVIIDRQSDLSRCVILDGTYVGRGLEIRGKIVAGGRLIDPDSGTIAEINDPWLVAAVRPMVRWGDALRAVFGWLCAMVLVLLQAGPFIVLYPLINLLRKGRFRKASFHLTGARVGPLSEFVPIPESGSGISTLFQALNLDLFPRLCRVVMGQLWLCGVRPMASPEETSLKFQLKEYFPAVLVYETDSQDYAEPGGHLAHALYYARFRSFFGDVKMILSLLLNRPLRFLSTRTDNRG is encoded by the coding sequence ATGCCAGTGAAAGCAGTTCTCCATACGGGTCTGATCCAGCCTTGGGCGGAAATTCTGGGTGATATTCCCTGGCCATTACTGCCAGTCGGGAATCGTCATTTTCTGGAATATTGGTTCGAAGTATGCATTGATCTTGGGATCAAGGATGTCCGGATTATCCTGGGCGAGGGGGCGGAATTTATAGAGGGCTATGCCGGGGATGGGGAACAGTGGGGATTATCGATCACCTACAGTTTTTTGAAGGAAGAGCAGGATCCTGATTCCTTTTTGATGCGAAATCCTGAGCAGTGGGTGGATGGATTGTTATATTTGCGCAACCCGGTATTCCTTCATCGTCTGGCCGCCACGGGTGCTGCGGCAAGTTTTTCCGGGGGCGTATTTCTGGATCGCTCGGTGGATGGTTCTGTGAATTGTCTGTTGAGCGATTCTCCAGATTTCCTGCGGGCTCATATTGCGAGTCCCCGTGCAGAACTTAAGGGCCGTTCATTTAATGAACTGAACCTGAAGCCTGCTTTGATCCTTTCGATACGAGACTACTATGCCTTGAATATGAGTATCGTGGGCGAGGAGGCTCCGCGATATGTCCGGGCGGGTTACTCATTAATAGATGATGTGAGCATCGGGTATAATGTTGTCATTCCTCCGTCCGTCTCCGTTACGCCGCCGGTGGCGATCGGCAATAACTCCCGCATCGGCGTCATGGCATCGGTGGGGCCACTGGCGGTGATCGGCAACCATGTCATTATCGATCGTCAATCCGATTTATCGCGATGTGTGATTCTGGACGGAACGTACGTGGGACGAGGGCTTGAAATCCGTGGTAAAATTGTGGCTGGCGGTCGACTTATTGATCCTGATAGCGGAACAATCGCTGAAATCAATGATCCCTGGTTGGTTGCCGCTGTTCGACCCATGGTGCGATGGGGCGATGCGCTTCGTGCTGTGTTTGGTTGGCTATGTGCGATGGTGTTAGTGTTACTTCAGGCTGGGCCGTTTATTGTATTATACCCCTTGATCAACTTGCTCCGGAAGGGACGATTCCGGAAAGCTTCTTTTCATTTAACAGGGGCGCGAGTCGGTCCGCTTTCCGAATTTGTTCCAATTCCCGAATCCGGTTCAGGCATAAGCACGCTGTTTCAGGCGTTGAACCTTGATCTATTTCCACGGCTTTGCAGGGTTGTGATGGGGCAACTCTGGTTGTGTGGCGTACGACCGATGGCTTCTCCCGAAGAAACCTCGTTAAAGTTCCAACTTAAAGAGTATTTCCCCGCCGTGCTTGTCTATGAAACCGATTCGCAAGATTATGCGGAACCAGGAGGACACTTGGCCCATGCCTTGTATTACGCCCGGTTCCGTTCTTTTTTTGGGGATGTCAAAATGATTTTGTCCTTGTTGCTCAATCGACCTCTGAGATTCCTCAGCACGCGGACAGATAACAGGGGTTAA
- a CDS encoding response regulator gives MNHDLSQDLQPGMTFRVVKTGDRFVLPLCRGQLVSRMTSCKGGIGGRFVDDVFSPEVSRTLVAYFESSWSGKPCSFELAVENGKFIFLLDILPRIRNGVVIELIGSAVDITERKKKDVDAAESERQLKFLLDNIQVGVMVIDEETHVICDANPAALRMMGASREEVIDRRCQQFVCPAERGKCPISDFHQKIDNSERQLVRRDGSLLPILKTVGPIIHRGRACLLESFVDISDRKNNELILKRANEDLSRRTRELEHNHVQMLSVMEDLEASRQRLEASHGELQKAIERSNQLAVAAEAANKAKGEFLANISHEIRTPMNAVIGLTGLLAQTPLTEEQADYVRTIGTSGEALLSLINEILDFSKIEAGKFKIIQDDFDLMDLIEGSLDVLAEAAAAKHVEMVSHVEMDVPMMLRGDAGRLRQVMINLLSNAVKFTERGEVVARVRLERQEDDRFWLHFEVQDTGIGMSTKAQERLFEVFWQEDGSASRKYGGTGLGLAISRRLIELMDGHIGVQSEVGKGSLFWFQLPLLRSHASSPRVRSDPAGLENLCCVVIDDNATSRLILDKILRSWGMTCDCFATVEEGLRAIRGKASAGIPYAFLLSDMAMPELTGLDLVRSIKGDPALASLPVVVLTSMGLSPETDAVRDLPGVRVMLKPVKQSLLLDSIMVVLDAEGKSQMPAISDRPVAGSPEPVEQTARILLAEDNLVNQKVALKQLHKLGYTRTDAVCNGREALEAAGRQDYDIILMDCQMPVIDGFEATGRIRELEQQRGRSGRRVTIIAMTANALDGDREKCLEAGMDDYISKPVRVEVLKQALESWKSGINSLKGRGL, from the coding sequence ATGAATCATGACCTGTCTCAAGACCTTCAGCCGGGAATGACGTTCCGGGTTGTCAAAACCGGAGATCGATTTGTCTTGCCCTTGTGCCGCGGGCAATTGGTTTCCCGGATGACATCATGTAAAGGGGGAATTGGCGGGCGGTTTGTTGATGATGTCTTTTCCCCGGAGGTGAGCCGAACTTTGGTTGCTTACTTTGAGTCTTCATGGAGTGGGAAGCCCTGCTCGTTCGAGCTGGCCGTGGAAAATGGGAAATTCATCTTCCTTCTCGATATCCTGCCGAGAATACGAAATGGGGTAGTGATTGAATTGATCGGTTCTGCAGTGGATATTACTGAGCGAAAGAAGAAGGATGTTGATGCTGCGGAAAGTGAGCGCCAACTGAAATTTCTTCTGGACAATATTCAGGTCGGGGTGATGGTCATTGATGAAGAAACCCATGTTATCTGCGATGCCAACCCCGCCGCATTGCGAATGATGGGAGCCTCCCGGGAAGAGGTTATAGACAGGCGATGCCAGCAGTTTGTCTGTCCGGCGGAAAGGGGCAAATGTCCGATCAGCGACTTTCACCAGAAGATCGATAACTCGGAGCGGCAATTGGTGCGCAGGGATGGATCCTTGTTGCCGATCTTGAAAACAGTGGGGCCGATTATACACCGGGGCAGGGCCTGTCTGCTGGAAAGTTTTGTAGATATATCGGATCGGAAAAATAATGAGCTGATCCTCAAAAGGGCGAATGAGGACTTAAGCCGTCGGACTCGTGAATTGGAGCATAATCACGTTCAGATGTTGAGCGTGATGGAGGACCTCGAGGCATCGCGACAGCGACTTGAGGCCTCGCACGGTGAATTACAGAAGGCCATTGAACGCTCCAATCAGTTGGCGGTGGCGGCAGAAGCGGCCAATAAAGCCAAGGGCGAATTCCTGGCCAACATCAGCCACGAAATACGAACTCCAATGAATGCTGTGATCGGGCTAACCGGTCTGTTGGCGCAGACTCCCTTGACTGAGGAGCAGGCTGATTACGTCCGGACCATCGGCACCAGCGGCGAAGCCCTTCTCTCCCTGATCAATGAAATTCTTGATTTCTCAAAGATTGAGGCGGGCAAGTTTAAAATCATTCAGGACGATTTTGACCTGATGGATCTGATTGAGGGATCGCTTGATGTTCTGGCTGAGGCAGCAGCGGCGAAGCATGTCGAGATGGTGTCGCATGTCGAAATGGATGTGCCCATGATGTTACGTGGTGATGCCGGGCGGTTACGTCAAGTCATGATTAACCTCTTGTCGAACGCAGTCAAGTTCACGGAGAGGGGTGAGGTCGTTGCGCGAGTCAGGCTGGAGCGACAGGAGGATGACCGGTTCTGGCTGCATTTTGAAGTCCAGGATACTGGCATTGGGATGTCGACTAAGGCTCAGGAGCGACTTTTTGAGGTTTTTTGGCAGGAGGATGGATCTGCTTCTCGCAAGTATGGTGGGACAGGCTTGGGACTTGCCATTTCGCGGCGGCTCATCGAATTAATGGACGGTCACATCGGAGTGCAAAGTGAGGTCGGGAAGGGCTCTTTGTTCTGGTTCCAACTCCCCTTATTGAGAAGCCATGCGTCAAGCCCACGTGTCCGGTCTGATCCAGCCGGTCTGGAAAATCTTTGTTGTGTTGTGATTGATGATAATGCTACCAGCCGGCTCATTTTGGATAAAATCCTGCGATCCTGGGGAATGACCTGTGACTGTTTCGCGACCGTTGAGGAAGGATTACGCGCCATTCGGGGGAAAGCTTCTGCGGGAATCCCCTATGCTTTTTTGTTGAGTGATATGGCTATGCCGGAATTGACGGGACTAGACCTCGTCAGGTCTATTAAGGGTGATCCGGCCTTAGCTTCTCTTCCCGTGGTTGTATTGACCTCTATGGGATTGTCTCCCGAGACCGACGCGGTCAGGGATCTGCCGGGAGTCCGGGTGATGCTCAAGCCGGTCAAGCAATCCCTATTATTAGATTCCATCATGGTTGTTCTGGATGCGGAGGGAAAGAGCCAGATGCCTGCTATCTCCGATAGGCCTGTTGCAGGCAGTCCGGAACCGGTTGAGCAGACGGCTCGGATTCTTCTGGCCGAGGATAATCTGGTGAATCAAAAGGTTGCATTGAAGCAGTTACATAAGCTTGGCTACACTCGGACGGATGCGGTGTGCAATGGCCGGGAAGCCCTCGAGGCGGCGGGGCGACAAGATTATGACATCATATTGATGGACTGTCAGATGCCCGTTATAGACGGGTTTGAAGCGACCGGAAGAATTCGTGAGCTGGAACAACAACGAGGTCGTTCGGGGCGCAGGGTAACGATCATTGCCATGACGGCCAATGCCCTGGATGGGGATCGCGAGAAGTGTCTGGAGGCTGGGATGGATGATTATATCTCGAAGCCCGTGCGTGTTGAGGTCTTGAAACAGGCACTTGAGAGCTGGAAATCGGGGATTAATTCGTTGAAAGGTAGGGGATTGTGA
- a CDS encoding STAS domain-containing protein: protein MKIKFEERGTIGVVTPMEALTAESVDSFREQFIDWFAGLSGVKNVVISLESVDFMDSSGLGTLIAMLKRVSERGGDLKIACLSKKVRMVFEITRAYKVFEIVDTVDEAVRACQ, encoded by the coding sequence ATGAAAATAAAGTTTGAAGAGAGAGGAACCATTGGGGTGGTTACGCCGATGGAAGCTTTAACAGCTGAATCGGTTGATTCATTCCGGGAACAATTCATTGACTGGTTTGCCGGGTTGAGTGGTGTAAAAAATGTGGTGATTAGCCTTGAGTCGGTGGATTTCATGGACAGTTCAGGCTTAGGCACATTGATTGCAATGTTAAAGCGTGTGTCGGAGAGGGGCGGCGATCTAAAAATTGCCTGCTTGTCAAAAAAAGTAAGAATGGTCTTCGAAATTACACGGGCTTACAAAGTTTTTGAAATTGTTGATACGGTGGACGAAGCAGTCCGGGCATGCCAGTGA